One Mycolicibacterium goodii genomic region harbors:
- the lipA gene encoding lipoyl synthase: protein MTVVPEGRKLLRLEVRNAQTPIERKPPWIKTRAKMGPEYTELKGLVRREGLHTVCEEAGCPNIFECWEDREATFLIGGEQCTRRCDFCQIDTGKPAELDRDEPRRVAESVQAMGLRYSTVTGVARDDLSDGGAWLYAETVRYIKRLNPNTGVELLIPDFNGNAEQLEEVFESRPEVLAHNVETVPRIFKRIRPAFRYERSLAVLTAARNFGLVTKSNLILGMGETIDEVRTALRDLHDAGCDIVTITQYLRPSPRHHPVERWVHPDEFVELSTYAEGLGFAGVLAGPLVRSSYRAGKLYAQAARVRFADQPPVS from the coding sequence GTGACTGTCGTGCCAGAGGGACGGAAGCTGCTTCGACTCGAGGTCCGCAACGCGCAGACCCCCATCGAACGCAAACCGCCGTGGATCAAGACCCGCGCCAAGATGGGCCCGGAGTACACCGAGCTCAAGGGCCTGGTGCGGCGCGAGGGTCTGCACACCGTCTGCGAAGAGGCCGGCTGCCCCAACATCTTCGAATGCTGGGAGGACCGCGAGGCCACGTTCCTGATCGGCGGCGAGCAGTGCACGCGGCGCTGCGACTTCTGCCAGATCGACACCGGTAAGCCCGCCGAACTGGACCGCGACGAGCCGCGCCGGGTCGCCGAGAGCGTGCAGGCCATGGGGCTGCGGTACTCGACGGTCACCGGCGTCGCGCGCGACGACCTGTCCGACGGCGGGGCGTGGCTGTACGCCGAAACCGTGCGCTACATCAAGCGCCTCAACCCCAACACGGGCGTCGAGCTGCTGATCCCCGATTTCAACGGCAACGCCGAGCAACTCGAGGAAGTGTTCGAGTCACGTCCGGAAGTGTTGGCGCACAACGTCGAAACCGTGCCGCGCATCTTCAAACGCATCCGCCCGGCGTTCCGCTACGAGCGCAGCCTCGCGGTGCTCACCGCGGCCCGCAACTTCGGTCTGGTCACCAAGTCCAACCTGATCCTCGGCATGGGCGAGACCATCGACGAGGTACGCACCGCGCTGCGTGACCTGCACGACGCCGGTTGTGACATCGTCACCATCACGCAGTACCTGCGCCCGTCACCGCGGCACCATCCGGTGGAGCGGTGGGTGCACCCCGACGAATTCGTCGAGCTGTCGACCTATGCCGAGGGCCTCGGATTCGCCGGTGTGTTGGCCGGACCGCTCGTGCGGTCCTCCTACCGCGCAGGCAAGCTCTACGCACAGGCCGCGCGGGTGCGATTCGCAGATCAGCCCCCCGTATCCTGA
- the lipB gene encoding lipoyl(octanoyl) transferase LipB, which yields MTSIRSASTPVEVRRLGTLDYTSAWQLQRETADARVAGGPDTLLLLEHPAVYTAGKRTEPHERPVDGTPVVDTDRGGKITWHGPGQLVGYPVIGLTEPLDVVNFVRRLEESLITVCAELGLHTERVEGRSGVWVPADERPARKVAAIGIRVSRATTLHGFALNCDCDLSAYSSIIPCGITDAGVTSLTAELGRRVTVDEVSDRVAAAVCDALDGRLPVGHHETLNVG from the coding sequence GTGACTTCGATCCGCTCGGCCAGCACGCCGGTCGAGGTGCGCCGCCTCGGCACGCTCGACTACACCTCCGCATGGCAGCTGCAACGCGAGACCGCCGACGCCAGGGTGGCCGGCGGGCCCGACACCCTGCTGCTGCTGGAGCATCCCGCGGTGTACACGGCCGGTAAACGCACCGAGCCCCACGAGCGCCCGGTGGACGGGACACCCGTCGTCGACACCGACCGTGGCGGCAAGATCACCTGGCACGGTCCCGGACAGCTGGTCGGCTATCCCGTCATCGGGCTCACCGAACCGCTCGATGTGGTGAATTTCGTTCGGCGCCTTGAGGAGTCGCTCATCACCGTGTGCGCAGAACTCGGACTGCACACCGAACGGGTCGAGGGCCGGTCAGGTGTGTGGGTCCCCGCCGACGAGCGCCCGGCGCGCAAGGTCGCAGCGATCGGCATCCGCGTGTCGCGGGCGACCACGCTGCACGGGTTCGCGCTCAACTGCGACTGCGACCTGTCGGCGTACTCGTCGATCATCCCGTGCGGCATCACCGACGCCGGGGTGACGTCGCTGACCGCGGAACTGGGCCGCCGTGTCACCGTCGACGAGGTCTCCGACCGCGTCGCCGCCGCGGTGTGCGACGCGCTCGACGGTCGTTTGCCGGTCGGTCATCACGAAACCCTGAACGTAGGATGA